The Microcystis panniformis FACHB-1757 region TAGCGAATAATCCTACAGTCCCACCCCCGTCTTCCCGACCCACCTATATTCAGGATTCTGCTGCTTCTGCACCGGGTAACGATTGGGAAAGAGATAGCGGTGATGATTGGAATTTTGATGCACCCCCCGAAAAACCGACTACCATTCAGGATCGGGAAGAATTCCCGCCTAGGGTTGCTGATGGGAAAAAAGCGAATTTTGTCAAGCCTCCAGAGGACAGTTCTCAAACTGGCTCAGTTTATTCCTATAGTTACCGCACAGCCAAACAGACTCGCGGGGAAAAAGCCGATCAAGTTTACGATGTCAATTATCGGATTATTACGCCCCCTGCTCAGGATGAAAACCAAGAGCGGGAGGTAAACAAAGGGGATGAGGAAGATTGGATATAAACTTTGACAGAGTAGAGGTTTCTACCTGAATCCCTCAGAGAAGATAGACTGTTCTGGCCTTGCCTCCTGTCTTACCGAAAACTTGGGTTTAAGGTTCCCCGCCATGCCCGCGTAGCAGAGGGCGGCTTTTAGGTGATGGGTTGTCAGTTTAATATTTAATGTGTTAAAATAAGTTTATTCTTAAAATTTTAGAGTAAATGTTTGTCCTAGAGTTTAAAGTTGAGGCTAAATTAAAACAGTATCAGGCTATAGACGATGCTATCCGCACCGCTCAATTCATCCGTAATAAATGCTTAAAGTATTGGATGGACAACAAAGGTGTAAATGGGAGCATCTCACTTACGCGATGAGTAATTATACTTAGCCTAAAAGCCACTCTTAATCGTGTCTTGGAACGAAATAGAGGCTTTTAAAGACCGCGTACATGGAGAATTAAAACAAGAATTACCCTCGAAAAGCCTATTTTTCTACTAAGTATTTATGCTCATTGCAAAGGTGAGATGCTCCCGGTGTAAATAAGTATGATCTATCAGCTTATTGTCGAGTTTTGTCCCATGACTTTAAATTTGCTAGTCAATTAAATTCTCAAGAAAGGCAAGCATCGGCTGAAAGGGCATGGTCTTCTATTTCCCGTTTCTTTGACAACTGTAAGCAGAAGGTAATCGGAAAGAAAGGCTATCCTCAGTTTAAAAAGTTTTCCCGCTCGGTTGAATACAAAACAACAGGATGGAAGCTAATTAATCCTAAAACTATTCACTTTAGCGACCAAAAGGGGATTGGAACACTTAAACTAAAAGGTACTTGGGATTTAGGATACTTTCAGCAGTCTGACATTAAACGAGTTAGGCTTATTAAATGCGCTGACGGCTATTATTGTCAATTTGTTCTTTCTTGTGAAGTAAAAGAGGATGTTAAACCATCAGGTAAGTGTATCGGACTAGATGTGGGATTAGCTTCTTTTTATACTGATCATGAGGGTAACAAGGTTGACAATCCTCAATTCTTGAGAAAGTCTGAGAAACGATTAAAACGACTTCAAAGACGATTATCTAAAAAGAAAAAGGGAAGTAAAAATCGTCAAAAAGCTAGACAAAGATTGGCTAAGGCTCATCTTAAAATAAGTAGGCAACGTAAAGACTTTGCTGTGAAGTTAGCAAGGTGCGTAGTTCGCTTCTTAGATGTGATAGCCGACGAGGATTTAAGAATTAAGAACTTAGTCAAGAATCATTGTTTAGCTAAATCGATAAATGATGCGGTCTGGTATCAGTTTCGAGAATGGCAGGAGTATTTTGGGGTTAAATTCGGCAAGATAACAATTGCTGTCACGCCGAACTATACAAGCCAAAACTGTTCACACTGTGGTAAAACTGTCAAAAAATCTTTATCGACTAGAACCCATAAATGCAAGTGTGGATGTATTTTAGATCGAGATGAAAACGCCGCTATCAAGTGCGATTCGTTCAGTCGAAACCTAGAAATAGGGGGATGACTGGCCTCTGTTGAGTAACCCTAACTGGGTTGAGTACGCACTTTAATCCTCAGCAGATGACAACTTCATAACCTTGTAAGTGAGGGCTAGTATCCTGGCTCTTCTGGTTTTCGTGTGTTAATTTTTGTTATGAATTAAAGCAAGCAAACAGCTTAAGTCGAAGATGTTCAAAATTGGTAAATCCATAACTCATTCTTTTAATAAGCTTTATTTTGGTATTCATTCCCTCAATTAATCCGTTGGTTGTCTGATTTTCAAAGTAATTACAAATACCTGGCAAATGCTTCTGGATCATCCTGGCACTACTTTCATATAATATCCCGCCTATTCTTATCCATTTTTCCAATTTTCTCTCAGCACCTCTGAACGTTCTACTACTTTGATAAATTTGTCTAATTTCTTCTTTCATTTCCCAGGCTATTCCTAAGCATGGATGTTCTTTTAAGATAACTTCTAGTTGTTGTTTTTGCTCGTCCTTTAAGTCCTCTTTATTCTTCCATAATAAATGAGGTAATCCTTTTTCATGCACCCCCATTAACTTTCTCAATTTATTAAGCTCGTCATTGATGATAGCCATTACATGAAAACGGTCATAGATGATTTTAGCATTGGGAAATAATTCCTTGATCACTGCTGTAAATCCTGACCACATATCGACGCTCACTTCTTTCACTTTCTCCCGAACTGCGTCTGGCTGTGCTTTTAAGGCTTCCATTAATTCTTCTTGCTTATGTCCTTTAATCACATCTAGTAAAATTTTCTTGTCCATATCTACGACCGTTGTTATGAAATCTTTATGTCCTTTTAAGTTACTAAATTCATCTAAGCTTATTCGTTCTGGTGCTTCCCACTCTTCCTTTTCTAGTTCTTTAGCACAGTGATTAAATATTAACTCAACTTCTGACCATCCTAACCCTTCTTCTCGACTTATTTCTTCGATGCTACAATTTTTTACTCTCTCATAAATCATCGATTCATAGCGAATTGTATGATGCTGTCTTAATCTCATAAAACTCAGTCTTTCGCTGATATACTTTTGGCACTTTTGACAATGAAACTGACGGCGTGGTACTTCTAAATATACTGGATTACCTAATATTGACAAGTCTCTGACTAGATTATACTCTGTCTGATTGATTCTGTCTAAGGTTTGATGGCAATTCGGACATTCAATTGTTTCATTTAAAAGAGCAAGCTTTAGGAAAATTGTCTGAGCAATTTTTTGATAATTGACCACTGTTGCATTTGGTAAATCGAGGAGTTGATCAAAATTTATCCACATAACCCACCTCCTGTTCTGTGTTACTATTATACCATGCTCACACAGAACCTAGAAGAGCCGTATCCTAGAAACCCCAAGTCTTACCTTCCAGACGCAGGAATGAAAGCAAACGCCCTTACGGTAGCGACTAGCCATCAATCCGTAAAGCAGGGAATCGAGCGGAAAAAGCGACTTATAGCCTAAATAAGTCAACCGTAAGCAAGTTCCTATGGATAACGAAAGTTAAGTCATCGTCCGAATTACCGTTACGGCGAAGCAGTGAAATAAGGCTGACACACTGCCAGTACCAAAAGGTCAATAGTATAGGGTGGTATAAGGATTTGTATCGATATACCAAGCGTTACCCAAAAACTCGGTAAAGAGATGACATCCTAAAGGGAACAAACCAAAGGTTATGAGGAACGAAGTAACCTTATTATTACTCTTTAGTAAAGGTCGAAAACTAAGAGCAGTCAGCTAAGACGAAAACTCTGCAATACAGCAGGTAATAGTAGGGAAAGATTGAGTCAAAAGCCAACGCCTATTTGTAACGAATAGGATATGCAGACGGACTCACGATTACATGGAATGAAAAGTTGTAAGTAGTAATGTAAAAGTTATGACCACTGTTCAACAGATGGATAAATGGAAGACTTGGCAAGACATCAATTGGAAAAAGGTTGAACGTCAGGTTTTTAAGTTACAAAAACGAATTTTCAGAGCGTCTAGTTGTGGAGATGTCAAGAAGGTTCACAGACTCCAAAAATTATTGTTAAAGTCCTACAGTGCTAAAGCGTTAGCGGTGCGTAGAGTAACCCAAGACAATCAAGGAAAGAAAACCGCAGGTGTGGATGGAGTTAAATCTCTAACCCCAAAACAACGGTTAACCCTAATGACTGAACTAAACTTGGGAACAAAGGTCAAACCCACACGCCGAGTATGGATTCCCAAACCCAACGGCGAAAAACGACCTTTAGGAATACCTACCATGAAAGACCGTGCCTTACAAGCACTAGCTAAACTGGTACTAGAACCAGAGTGGGAAGCCAAATTCGAGCCTAACAGCTATGGATTTAGAGTAGGACGCTCTTGTCACGATGCTATAGCAGGGATATTCCAAGCCATTAACAAAAAGGCAAAGTATGTTCTTGATGCAGATATAGCTAAATGCTTTGACCGCATTGACCATCAAAAACTGTTAGAAAAACTTAACACCTACCCAACCATGAGGAAACAAATCAAATCATGGTTAAAAGCAGGAGTCATAGACGACAAACAGTTATTCCCAACCTCAGAAGGTACACCGCAAGGCGGAGTGTTATCGCCATTATTGGCAAATATAGCACTTCATGGGTTAGAGGAATTGGTTATGAATCTAGCACCCTCATTTGACATGAAACGCAAAGACGGGACACAAATGAGTGTTAGAGACAAAATAAAATCAGTGACCTTAATCCGATATGCAGACGATTTTGTGGTACTACATGAAAACCTAGGGGTTATTCTCCTAATCAAAAAGGAAATAGAGGGATGGTTACAAAACATCGGACTTGAGTTAAAACCAAGTAAAACAAGAATAGCCCACACACTGAGAGAAGATGAAAGCGAACAAGCTGGATTCGACTTTCTAGGGTTTAATATAAGACAATTTCCCGTCGGTAAATACACCTCGGGAAAAGTCAGAGGTAATCTGCTTGGTTTCAAAACAATAATAACCCCTAACAAAGAGAGTCAAATAAGACACTATAGAGAACTTAAACGCATCATAAACACCAGCAAGGGAATCAACCAAGCTGAACTCATTAAAAGGTTAAACCCTGTAATAAGAGGATGGTGCAATTACTTCTCAACAGTGGTTAGTCAGAAAATCTTTGAAAGATTAACCCACATCCTAGGGCATAAACTCATCAAATGGGGGATAAAACGCCATCGAAACAAAGGAAGAAAGTGGATTTCTAAAAGACACTTTCACACAATAGGTGGCAATAACTGGGCTTTCACAACCAGAGAAGAAAATAATCCTCTAAGGTTGTACGAACATAGAGAAACGGAAATCCGACGCTATGTGAAGGTCAAAGGGAACGCCTCACCCTACGATGGAAACCTAGTTTATTGGAGTTCAAGAATGGGGACTCATCCCGAAATGCCAACAGAAATTTCAAAACTGTTGAAAAAGCAAAAAGGGAAATGTACTCACTGTGGACACTTCTTAAGAGATGGGGATTTAATGGAGATAGACCACATCACCCCTAAATCACTAGGGGGGAATAACAGTTACAATAACCTCCAACTTCTTCATCGACATTGCCATGATGAAAAGACAGCCAATGATGGCAGTCTAGGCAACAAATCTGACTGCAATAGTGTCAAGCCAGAACCGCCCATACCAGATAATTACATCTGGGTAAAGGATATGTTGGTAATGACGTAGGAATGACAAACCCCGTGTAGTTGAGGAGCGGAATGACGAGAAATTGTCACGTTCCGTTTTGTAGAGCAGTAGGAGAGGCGACTCTCTTACTGACTTTAATCATCCTTCAAAAAGGGTTAAGTACCGTAGGGCATACGGGAACTTTTGGGCTAGACCCGATGAACGCTTGGGGAGAGAATACCTCTACTTTTTCAGAAGTAATTCTGTCTAAGCAAGTAATCTCTTTGAACCAAGAATCCCCGTCGCTTTAGCGCGGGGAGTGTCAAAATGGTGAAATATAGGTTGTGCAGACAGAGCGCCATGAAACACACATTATCCGTATTAGTTGAAGATGAAGCGGGAGTCTTAACCCGTATTGCTGGATTATTCGCCCGTCGCGGCTTTAATATTGAAAGTCTGGCTGTGGGTCCGGCTGAACAGATGGGAGTTTCTCGGATTACGATGGTAGTACCCGGGGACGAGGACAGCATCGAACAGTTAACCAAACAACTTTACAAATTAATTAACGTCCTCAAGGTGCAGGATATCACCCAAACCCCTTGTGTGGAAAGGGAATTAATGCTGATTAAAGTTAATGCTACCGCCGAGCGCCGAGCGGAAGTGATCGAATTAGCGCAGGTATTTCGGGCCCGGATTGTGGATATTTCCGAGGAAACCCTGACCATCGAAGTGGTGGGGGATCCGGGTAAAATGGTGGCAATTATGCAAATGCTGAATAAATTTGGCGTTCGCGAGGTGGCCCGTACCGGTAAAATTGCTCTGATTCGCGAGTCGGGAGTCAATACGGAATACCTGAAAGCTTTAGAGGCTAAAATGGCAATTTAGGCATATTGGGGATGAATTGGGGTGTTAGGGTGTTAGGGTGTTAGGGTTTTAGTTGAAATTTACCACTTCCCCACTTCCCCACTTGCCTTCAGAAGCTGATAACTGATAAAAACTATGTCTAACCAGTCGCCGAAAACCCAAATTAGTCAACTTGTCACCGTTGCCGTGCAGAAATTGCAAGGAAAGGTGAATTTTCAGGCGGTAAATCTCAAAAAAGGGGCGATAGTTCCTGAATTACGCCTTAAAAACGAGAATGGCAGCGGGGAAAGCAAATATCCCCTCATTGGTGATCGCTATTTGTTAGGTCGTAGTTCCAGTTCCTGTGATATTACTATCCGTAATACCGTGGTGAGTCAGATTCATTGTTCCCTGCAGCGGGACCCGAAAAATCCCCATAATTTCCTGCTCACAGATGAAAACTCCACTAACGGGGTTTATATGGGTAAACGTCGTCTGAAAAGCGTTTCCCTGCGTCATGGTGATACCTTTACCCTGGCCCCTCCAGATTTAGCCAATTGTGTCACCATCTCCTATTACTGTCCCCCTCCCCTGTGGGCGAAACTTTTGCGCTATGGTTTCTATGGTGCGGGGGGTATTTTCGGTTTATTAGTTCTAGCGGTTATCTGGGAAAGTCGCAGAGTTAATGTTTATCCACTCCCTTCCGGGGTGAGCGGTCCGGTGGTGGTTTATGCTAGGGATGGTCAAACTCCCCTCAATCCCAGGCGACAGGAAACTCACCAAGAATTAGATAATCTGGGCGATTTTTCTCCCTATCTGCCCAAGGCGGTTGTCGCTTCCGAAGATAGTCGTTTTTACTGGCATTTTGGCGTTGATCCTTTCGGGATTGTCCGGGCTGTTATGATTAATTGGCAAGGTCAAGGCATTCGTCAAGGGGCCAGCACCCTGACTCAACAGTTAGCGCGTAGTTTATTCCCCGAAGTCGGTCGCCAAAATACTGCCGATCGCAAACTCCGGGAGATGGTTGTCGCCTTACAATTAGAAGCAGTCTATAGTAAGGATACAATTCTCAAAACCTATCTCAATCGAGTTTATCTCGGTTTGGCCGGTTACGGTTTTGAAGATGCAGCCCGCTTTTATTTCGATAAATCCGCTAGAGATTTAGATATCTCCGAGGCTGCCACCCTTGTGGCTATGTTACCCGCCCCGAATCTATTTAATCCCATTCAAGATTACGACACTTCCGTACAATTACGCAATCGTGTCATCGATCGCATGGCTCAATTAGGCATGATTTCCCCGGAAGCGGCCGCCAGCGCTCGCAGATCCCGCATTGAAATCAGTCCCCAAGCCAAAAAATCCCTGTCTAGTACGATTGCACCATATTTTTATAGTTACGTTTTCGAGGAATTACAGGATCTTTTAGGGGAAGAAGTGGCGAAAGAGGGCAATTTTATCGTTGAAACCAGTTTAGACCGCCGGCTGCAAGCGATCGCAGAAAAAAGCTTAAAAAATAATGTCTTAAACCAAGGCCCCCGCTATCGATACTCCCAAGGAGCTTTAGTTACCCTAAACAGTCAAACTGGGGAAATTCTCGCTTTAGTCGGGGGAGTTGATTATCAAAAAAGCCAATTTAACCGCGCTATCCAAGCTAAACGTCAACCCGGTTCCACTTTTAAGGTATTTGCTTATGCTGCCGCCCTAGAAAAGGGAATATCGCCCTATAAAACCTATACCTGCGCTGGACTCTCTTGGCAAGGACAGGCCTATTCTCCCTGTGAACGCAGTAGCGGGGCCATCAATATGTTTCAAGGTTTAGCGCAATCGGAAAATAGTGTCGCCCTTCGCATTGCTCGCGAGGCAGGATTAAGTAATGTGGTCAATGTGGCGGAACTTTTGGGGGTAAAATCACCTTTAAATCCCGTACCGGGGCTAATTTTAGGGCAAAGCGAGGTAAATGTCTTAGAAATGACCGGCGCTTATGGGGTTTTTGACCATGGCGGGCGCTGGAATCGTCCCCACGCCATTAAACGCATTCTCGACGCTTCCGACTGTAAAAATGTGGAGGATTTGAGTACCTGTCGGGTTATTTATGACTATGGCAAGGATAGCGAGAGAAATCAGCAGGTAATTTCCCCTAAAACCGCCGAAACGATGAATAGTTTATTGCGGGGGGTGATAACTAATGGGACAGGCGGCGCTGCCAGTATTGGCATGGGAGAAGCGGGTAAAACGGGAACTACTAATAATTATGTGGATCTCTGGTTTATCGGCTATCTTCCCCGTCGCGACTGGGTGACAGGCATTTGGTTAGGGAATGATAATAATTCTCCCACTTCCGGCAGTAGTCAACAGGCAGCCCGGTTATGGGGCGATTATCACCGTCAGTTAATCACTACACAAAACTAATGCCAATAGGACTAGCTACTGTTCCCATTGCCTGTTCCAGAGTTCCCTAAAACCAGAGACTTCGTACCTCACTATCAAGATAACTGCTTTAAACTAATAAGGGTGTCCTAGCCCTAGCTAACACACCCCTACCGATTATTTCTGGTGGTTAATTTTCCCGCAAAAATCAACAATTGTCCGACTCACCGCAGGGGATGGACAGGGATAGATTAGATAACGACAATATTGGCTGCAGTGAGGGTTGGAAAACCAATAAGATTTGCGATTCGAACCGAAGCAACGCCACCAACACCATCTACGTCAAACCATAAAGCACCATTGGCAGTATTGTAGATAAATCTTTGATCTGCAGTAGCAGCGCTATTGATTCCCGCACCAGAACGGAATTGTGCAGTACCCAAAGGACCAGCAGTCAGTCCACCAGCGAAACCAGTGGCGGAAACATTGATAACATCACCTTGAGAGGAGCTAAAACCCGAGATCCAATCAAATCCTTCGCTGGGACTGTTGAAAACAAAATTGTCAGCACCAGCAC contains the following coding sequences:
- a CDS encoding ISL3 family transposase: MWINFDQLLDLPNATVVNYQKIAQTIFLKLALLNETIECPNCHQTLDRINQTEYNLVRDLSILGNPVYLEVPRRQFHCQKCQKYISERLSFMRLRQHHTIRYESMIYERVKNCSIEEISREEGLGWSEVELIFNHCAKELEKEEWEAPERISLDEFSNLKGHKDFITTVVDMDKKILLDVIKGHKQEELMEALKAQPDAVREKVKEVSVDMWSGFTAVIKELFPNAKIIYDRFHVMAIINDELNKLRKLMGVHEKGLPHLLWKNKEDLKDEQKQQLEVILKEHPCLGIAWEMKEEIRQIYQSSRTFRGAERKLEKWIRIGGILYESSARMIQKHLPGICNYFENQTTNGLIEGMNTKIKLIKRMSYGFTNFEHLRLKLFACFNS
- the ilvN gene encoding acetolactate synthase small subunit: MKHTLSVLVEDEAGVLTRIAGLFARRGFNIESLAVGPAEQMGVSRITMVVPGDEDSIEQLTKQLYKLINVLKVQDITQTPCVERELMLIKVNATAERRAEVIELAQVFRARIVDISEETLTIEVVGDPGKMVAIMQMLNKFGVREVARTGKIALIRESGVNTEYLKALEAKMAI
- a CDS encoding PBP1A family penicillin-binding protein, with protein sequence MSNQSPKTQISQLVTVAVQKLQGKVNFQAVNLKKGAIVPELRLKNENGSGESKYPLIGDRYLLGRSSSSCDITIRNTVVSQIHCSLQRDPKNPHNFLLTDENSTNGVYMGKRRLKSVSLRHGDTFTLAPPDLANCVTISYYCPPPLWAKLLRYGFYGAGGIFGLLVLAVIWESRRVNVYPLPSGVSGPVVVYARDGQTPLNPRRQETHQELDNLGDFSPYLPKAVVASEDSRFYWHFGVDPFGIVRAVMINWQGQGIRQGASTLTQQLARSLFPEVGRQNTADRKLREMVVALQLEAVYSKDTILKTYLNRVYLGLAGYGFEDAARFYFDKSARDLDISEAATLVAMLPAPNLFNPIQDYDTSVQLRNRVIDRMAQLGMISPEAAASARRSRIEISPQAKKSLSSTIAPYFYSYVFEELQDLLGEEVAKEGNFIVETSLDRRLQAIAEKSLKNNVLNQGPRYRYSQGALVTLNSQTGEILALVGGVDYQKSQFNRAIQAKRQPGSTFKVFAYAAALEKGISPYKTYTCAGLSWQGQAYSPCERSSGAINMFQGLAQSENSVALRIAREAGLSNVVNVAELLGVKSPLNPVPGLILGQSEVNVLEMTGAYGVFDHGGRWNRPHAIKRILDASDCKNVEDLSTCRVIYDYGKDSERNQQVISPKTAETMNSLLRGVITNGTGGAASIGMGEAGKTGTTNNYVDLWFIGYLPRRDWVTGIWLGNDNNSPTSGSSQQAARLWGDYHRQLITTQN
- the ltrA gene encoding group II intron reverse transcriptase/maturase yields the protein MTTVQQMDKWKTWQDINWKKVERQVFKLQKRIFRASSCGDVKKVHRLQKLLLKSYSAKALAVRRVTQDNQGKKTAGVDGVKSLTPKQRLTLMTELNLGTKVKPTRRVWIPKPNGEKRPLGIPTMKDRALQALAKLVLEPEWEAKFEPNSYGFRVGRSCHDAIAGIFQAINKKAKYVLDADIAKCFDRIDHQKLLEKLNTYPTMRKQIKSWLKAGVIDDKQLFPTSEGTPQGGVLSPLLANIALHGLEELVMNLAPSFDMKRKDGTQMSVRDKIKSVTLIRYADDFVVLHENLGVILLIKKEIEGWLQNIGLELKPSKTRIAHTLREDESEQAGFDFLGFNIRQFPVGKYTSGKVRGNLLGFKTIITPNKESQIRHYRELKRIINTSKGINQAELIKRLNPVIRGWCNYFSTVVSQKIFERLTHILGHKLIKWGIKRHRNKGRKWISKRHFHTIGGNNWAFTTREENNPLRLYEHRETEIRRYVKVKGNASPYDGNLVYWSSRMGTHPEMPTEISKLLKKQKGKCTHCGHFLRDGDLMEIDHITPKSLGGNNSYNNLQLLHRHCHDEKTANDGSLGNKSDCNSVKPEPPIPDNYIWVKDMLVMT